A genomic region of Persephonella marina EX-H1 contains the following coding sequences:
- a CDS encoding Lrp/AsnC ligand binding domain-containing protein, giving the protein MEEKVSESPVPFSELLKEIDVKDKSTAYVLIEANPAEIPFIMEELSKIENVKSADVVTGIYDIIVFLEGEDQNEIGRVVIRDINSIRGVKKATTCMVVKI; this is encoded by the coding sequence ATGGAAGAAAAAGTATCAGAAAGTCCTGTGCCTTTTTCTGAACTTTTAAAAGAGATAGATGTAAAGGATAAATCAACAGCTTATGTTTTGATAGAGGCGAATCCGGCGGAGATACCTTTTATTATGGAGGAGCTTTCAAAGATAGAGAATGTAAAATCTGCTGATGTTGTTACAGGGATATACGATATTATCGTCTTTCTGGAAGGAGAAGACCAGAACGAGATAGGAAGAGTGGTAATAAGGGATATAAACTCTATAAGAGGTGTTAAGAAAGCAACTACATGTATGGTTGTTAAGATATAA
- the acs gene encoding acetate--CoA ligase: protein MSNYKDEVHLKVQEKIYPPEDIVKRAWIKDYDEVYKRSIEDREGFWAEVAEELHWFRKWDKVLEWNFPYAKWFVGGKTNITYNALDRHIKNGKGDKIAYIYVDEDGNEEKVTYSELLEKVNALANGLKRLGLKKGDRVSIYMPNSIEAVVSMLACARIGVIHSVVFAGFSEGALHMRIDDAKASAVITATYTKRRGRKIPLLPTVEKAIKDLDYIKNVIVWDRDKEGVTDKDDKYVDLNRLIEENKGECSPEEMDSEDPLFILYTSGTTGKPKGVLHTTGGYMVNTYYTAKIVFDLHEDDIYWCTADIGWITGHSYIVYAPLTNGVTSVIMEGVPVYPHPGIWWEYVDKYRVNIFYTAPTAIRMLMRFGDEIPAKYDLSSLRILGSVGEPINPEAWHWYYEHIGRKRCVIVDTWWQTETGSHMITTIPSYPMKPGKAGKPFFTIEAAVVDKNGNELPPNTVGYLVIKNPWPSMLRTCWGNPERYEKYWKEIDNVYNADDLASIDEDGYIMIVGRADDVLSVAGHRIGTMEVESAIVEHPDVVEAAVIGKPDPIKGQKIKAFVVLKVGVEPSDQLKKEIQNTVREILGPIAIPEEIDFVDKLPKTRSGKIMRRVLRAQELGLEVGDLSTLED, encoded by the coding sequence ATGTCTAACTATAAGGATGAGGTCCATTTAAAGGTTCAGGAGAAGATATACCCACCTGAGGATATAGTTAAGAGAGCGTGGATAAAGGATTATGACGAGGTCTATAAAAGATCTATTGAGGATAGGGAAGGTTTCTGGGCTGAGGTTGCAGAGGAGTTACACTGGTTCAGAAAATGGGATAAGGTTCTTGAGTGGAACTTCCCGTACGCAAAATGGTTTGTTGGAGGAAAGACCAACATAACTTACAACGCACTTGACAGACATATTAAAAATGGTAAAGGGGACAAGATAGCTTACATATACGTTGATGAGGACGGAAATGAGGAGAAGGTAACATACAGTGAGCTTTTAGAAAAGGTTAATGCCCTTGCAAACGGTCTTAAAAGACTCGGTTTAAAAAAGGGAGATAGGGTTTCCATATATATGCCAAACTCTATAGAGGCTGTTGTATCTATGCTTGCATGTGCAAGGATAGGTGTTATACACAGCGTTGTTTTTGCAGGTTTCAGTGAAGGTGCTCTGCATATGAGGATTGATGATGCAAAAGCATCTGCTGTTATAACAGCAACATACACAAAAAGAAGGGGAAGAAAGATACCCTTACTTCCCACAGTTGAGAAAGCTATAAAGGATCTTGATTATATAAAGAATGTTATTGTATGGGACAGAGATAAAGAAGGTGTTACAGATAAAGATGATAAATATGTAGATCTTAATAGATTGATAGAGGAAAATAAAGGAGAATGTTCACCTGAGGAGATGGACTCTGAAGACCCTCTCTTCATCCTTTACACATCAGGAACTACAGGAAAGCCAAAAGGTGTTTTACACACAACCGGTGGATATATGGTAAACACTTACTACACTGCAAAGATAGTTTTTGATCTGCATGAGGACGATATATACTGGTGTACAGCTGATATAGGATGGATAACAGGACACAGTTATATAGTTTACGCACCTTTAACAAACGGTGTTACATCTGTGATCATGGAAGGTGTTCCCGTTTATCCACATCCCGGTATATGGTGGGAGTATGTTGATAAATACAGGGTTAATATATTTTACACAGCACCTACAGCTATTAGAATGCTTATGAGATTCGGTGATGAGATACCTGCAAAATACGATCTTTCCTCTTTAAGAATTCTTGGATCTGTTGGTGAGCCTATAAATCCTGAGGCATGGCACTGGTATTACGAGCATATAGGAAGGAAGAGATGTGTTATTGTTGATACATGGTGGCAGACAGAGACAGGTTCACATATGATAACGACTATACCTTCCTATCCTATGAAACCGGGAAAAGCTGGAAAACCATTCTTCACGATAGAGGCTGCTGTTGTTGACAAAAATGGAAATGAACTTCCACCAAACACAGTCGGTTACCTTGTTATAAAAAATCCTTGGCCTTCAATGCTCAGAACATGCTGGGGAAATCCTGAGAGATATGAGAAATACTGGAAGGAGATAGATAACGTATACAATGCAGACGACCTTGCATCAATTGATGAAGATGGATACATAATGATCGTTGGAAGGGCTGATGATGTTCTCTCTGTAGCTGGACACAGGATAGGAACGATGGAGGTCGAAAGTGCTATAGTTGAGCATCCTGATGTTGTTGAGGCTGCTGTTATAGGTAAGCCTGATCCTATTAAAGGCCAGAAGATAAAAGCATTTGTAGTTTTAAAGGTAGGTGTTGAACCTTCTGATCAGCTTAAGAAGGAGATCCAGAATACTGTGAGGGAAATACTTGGACCTATAGCTATACCTGAGGAGATAGATTTTGTTGATAAACTTCCAAAAACGAGATCAGGAAAGATTATGAGAAGGGTTTTAAGGGCACAGGAACTAGGTTTAGAGGTTGGCGATCTCTCTACACTGGAAGATTAG
- a CDS encoding ATP-dependent protease: protein MAGKESAEELKKEIESLRKEIENLKKRTAEESEGKMLSKETVVEILDETENLIKKTFSILEGTIVGAIEGMKKNLK from the coding sequence ATGGCTGGAAAAGAAAGTGCTGAAGAACTAAAAAAAGAGATAGAGTCTCTTAGAAAAGAGATTGAGAATCTGAAGAAGAGAACAGCTGAGGAGTCTGAGGGGAAGATGCTGAGTAAAGAGACTGTCGTTGAGATACTTGATGAGACGGAAAATCTGATTAAAAAAACATTCTCTATTCTGGAGGGAACAATAGTAGGTGCTATCGAAGGAATGAAAAAAAATCTGAAGTAA
- the smpB gene encoding SsrA-binding protein SmpB yields the protein MGIKVVATNKVAYHNYNIIETYEAGIVLKGSEVKSIREGSVNLRDSFVRIDNGEAFIYNMYIAPYKPASKLQHDPYRKRKLLLHKREILKLMGKVQEKGLTIIPTKVYLKNGKVKIEIALAKGKAKYEKREAIKERDMKRELSKKYKGKIKL from the coding sequence ATGGGAATTAAGGTCGTGGCAACAAACAAAGTTGCTTACCACAACTACAACATAATAGAGACGTACGAGGCAGGGATAGTATTGAAAGGATCAGAGGTAAAATCTATCAGGGAAGGAAGTGTAAATCTCAGGGACAGTTTTGTAAGAATAGACAATGGTGAAGCCTTTATATACAACATGTATATAGCTCCGTACAAACCTGCATCAAAACTTCAGCATGACCCCTACAGAAAAAGGAAACTTCTACTCCATAAAAGAGAGATACTCAAGCTTATGGGAAAAGTTCAGGAAAAAGGTCTGACAATAATACCAACAAAGGTTTATCTTAAAAATGGAAAAGTCAAAATAGAGATAGCTCTTGCAAAAGGTAAAGCTAAATACGAAAAGAGAGAAGCTATAAAGGAAAGGGATATGAAAAGGGAGCTATCAAAGAAATACAAAGGAAAGATAAAACTATAA
- a CDS encoding CTP synthase — protein MQKFIFITGGVLSSLGKGVASASIGTLLEKMGYRITFLKLDPYLNIDPGTMNPYQHGEVYVTEDGAETDLDLGHYERFTNVVLSKHNNTTSGKLYNSLLEKERRGAFLGATVQVIPHFTNEIIKSIERAAAGSDIALIEIGGTVGDIESLPFLEAIRQMGLELGRENALFIHLTYVPYVAAAGELKTKPSQHSVKELRAIGIQPDILLCRADRPLPKAIKRKLALFTNVSEEAVISAPDVDIIYRIPLHMKKEKLDQIVAKHLNLEYREPDLKDWQRIVTTLSKLEREVDIAIVGKYVELKDAYKSIIESFIHAQIPNRVRVNFRWVNADELTEENIDQFLGDVDGILVPGGFGERGIEGKILTAKYARENDIPYFGICLGMQVAVIEFARNVAGLREANSTEFEPETPYPVIDLMPDQKGIERKGGTMRLGAYKCTLKEGTKAYEIYGEKEIYERHRHRYEFNPEFRPILEEKGLVVSGEYKAKKLAEIIELPDHRWFIACQFHPEFKSKPFAPHPLFVSFVRASMEKRKERS, from the coding sequence TTGCAGAAATTCATATTTATTACCGGTGGTGTTCTTTCCTCACTTGGAAAAGGAGTTGCTTCAGCGAGTATAGGAACACTCCTTGAGAAGATGGGATACAGAATAACATTCTTAAAGCTTGATCCCTATCTTAATATTGATCCGGGAACTATGAACCCGTATCAGCACGGAGAGGTTTACGTTACAGAGGATGGAGCTGAGACGGACTTAGATCTTGGGCATTATGAGAGATTTACAAATGTTGTTCTATCAAAACATAACAACACAACATCAGGGAAGCTTTACAACTCTTTACTTGAGAAGGAGAGAAGAGGAGCTTTCCTTGGGGCTACAGTTCAGGTTATACCACATTTTACAAATGAGATAATAAAAAGTATAGAGAGGGCAGCTGCTGGTTCTGATATTGCTCTGATTGAGATAGGCGGAACTGTTGGAGATATTGAGAGTCTTCCTTTCCTTGAAGCTATAAGACAGATGGGTCTTGAGCTTGGAAGAGAAAATGCCCTTTTTATACATCTTACATATGTTCCTTATGTTGCTGCAGCTGGAGAGCTGAAAACAAAACCATCACAGCACTCTGTTAAAGAGCTTAGGGCTATAGGTATACAGCCCGATATTCTCCTCTGTAGAGCTGACAGACCTTTACCTAAGGCTATAAAAAGAAAGCTTGCACTGTTTACAAATGTAAGTGAGGAAGCTGTTATATCTGCCCCTGATGTTGATATCATTTACAGAATTCCGCTTCATATGAAAAAGGAAAAGCTTGATCAGATAGTGGCAAAGCACTTAAATTTAGAGTATAGAGAACCTGATCTTAAGGACTGGCAGAGAATAGTTACAACACTATCAAAGTTAGAGAGGGAAGTTGATATAGCCATAGTTGGAAAGTATGTTGAGCTCAAGGATGCTTACAAGAGTATAATAGAGTCCTTTATACATGCCCAGATACCTAATAGGGTTAGGGTTAACTTCAGATGGGTTAATGCTGATGAGCTAACGGAGGAGAATATAGATCAGTTCCTTGGAGATGTTGACGGTATACTTGTTCCTGGAGGTTTTGGGGAAAGAGGTATAGAGGGAAAGATACTTACAGCAAAATATGCGAGGGAGAACGATATACCTTACTTCGGTATATGTCTTGGTATGCAGGTTGCTGTTATAGAGTTTGCAAGAAATGTGGCAGGGCTCAGAGAGGCAAACTCAACAGAGTTTGAACCTGAAACACCTTATCCTGTTATTGATCTTATGCCTGATCAGAAAGGGATAGAGAGGAAAGGTGGAACAATGAGGCTTGGTGCTTACAAATGTACATTGAAAGAGGGAACAAAGGCATACGAGATTTATGGAGAGAAGGAGATATACGAGAGACACAGGCACAGGTATGAGTTCAATCCTGAGTTCAGACCTATTCTTGAGGAAAAGGGTCTTGTTGTTTCAGGTGAGTATAAGGCAAAAAAACTTGCTGAGATTATAGAACTTCCTGATCACAGATGGTTCATTGCCTGTCAGTTTCATCCAGAGTTTAAGAGTAAGCCTTTTGCACCTCATCCTCTTTTTGTCTCGTTTGTCAGAGCATCTATGGAAAAAAGGAAAGAAAGATCATAA
- a CDS encoding DUF6952 family protein, with the protein MNIKEIKELAKRFSVEELELCITETIEKGENYCNVTGETLEVINVLAKAQTVRELMEQGMSEIEAIRELARRIRKVQGAE; encoded by the coding sequence ATGAATATTAAAGAGATAAAGGAGCTTGCAAAAAGATTCTCTGTTGAAGAGTTAGAGCTCTGTATAACCGAGACTATAGAAAAAGGTGAGAACTACTGTAATGTCACAGGTGAAACTCTGGAAGTTATAAATGTCCTTGCAAAAGCCCAGACTGTAAGGGAGCTTATGGAACAGGGTATGAGCGAGATTGAGGCTATAAGGGAGCTTGCAAGAAGAATCAGAAAAGTTCAGGGGGCCGAGTAA
- the hslU gene encoding ATP-dependent protease ATPase subunit HslU produces MLLQLREDLTPKQIVEELDKYIVGQKEAKKAVAIALRNRWRRHKLPEDLRDEVIPKNILMIGPTGVGKTEIARRLASLVGAPFIKVEATKFTEVGYVGRDVESIIRELAEASFKMVKAEKMEKVREKAKEIAEEKILDYLVPMRVKRYGTLETFEEETSPAREKFRQMLRNGELDERTVEIDVEEKGVSVVGGVIAPGLEDIENQLKDLFSSLAPTKRKRRKMTVREAMRVLEQQEAEKLIDMDEVASEAVYRAENFGIVFIDEIDKVAGKSTGSSPDVSREGVQRDLLPIVEGTTVSTKYGPVKTDHILFIAAGAFHLSKPSDLIPELQGRFPIRVELQPLTKDDFVKILTQPKNALIKQYKALMATEGVDIEFTDDAIEAIAEIAEQVNEKTENIGARRLHTILERIMEDYSFEAPDLKGQHIIIDEKVIRSKLGDIIQSEDLTRYIL; encoded by the coding sequence ATGTTGTTGCAGCTTAGAGAAGATCTAACTCCGAAGCAGATTGTTGAGGAGCTTGATAAGTATATAGTAGGTCAGAAAGAGGCTAAGAAGGCTGTTGCTATAGCTTTAAGAAATAGATGGAGAAGGCATAAACTGCCTGAAGATCTGAGGGATGAGGTTATACCAAAAAATATCCTTATGATAGGACCAACAGGTGTTGGTAAAACTGAGATAGCAAGAAGACTTGCGTCACTTGTTGGTGCTCCTTTTATAAAGGTTGAGGCTACAAAATTTACAGAGGTAGGTTATGTAGGAAGGGATGTTGAGTCTATAATAAGGGAGCTTGCGGAAGCCTCATTCAAGATGGTGAAAGCTGAAAAGATGGAGAAGGTTAGGGAGAAGGCTAAAGAGATAGCTGAGGAGAAGATACTTGATTATCTTGTTCCTATGAGAGTTAAAAGATACGGAACACTTGAGACATTTGAGGAGGAAACATCTCCGGCCAGGGAGAAGTTCAGACAGATGTTAAGAAATGGGGAGCTTGATGAGAGAACTGTTGAGATAGATGTTGAGGAGAAAGGAGTTTCGGTTGTAGGTGGTGTTATCGCACCGGGACTTGAGGATATAGAAAACCAGCTTAAAGATCTCTTCTCAAGCCTTGCACCAACAAAAAGGAAGAGAAGAAAGATGACAGTTAGGGAAGCTATGAGAGTTCTTGAACAGCAGGAGGCTGAAAAACTGATAGATATGGATGAGGTTGCATCAGAGGCTGTTTACAGGGCAGAGAACTTTGGCATAGTTTTTATAGATGAGATAGACAAGGTTGCAGGTAAATCAACAGGATCTTCACCTGATGTATCAAGGGAAGGTGTACAGAGGGATCTCCTTCCAATTGTTGAGGGAACAACGGTATCAACAAAGTACGGTCCTGTTAAGACCGATCATATACTTTTTATAGCCGCAGGTGCGTTCCATCTCTCAAAGCCTTCAGATCTTATACCTGAGCTACAGGGAAGATTCCCGATAAGGGTTGAACTACAGCCTTTAACAAAAGATGATTTTGTCAAGATATTAACTCAGCCTAAAAATGCTCTCATAAAACAGTACAAAGCGTTAATGGCTACTGAAGGTGTTGATATAGAGTTTACAGATGATGCTATAGAAGCAATAGCTGAGATAGCTGAGCAGGTTAATGAGAAAACTGAAAATATAGGTGCCAGAAGACTTCACACGATACTTGAAAGAATTATGGAGGACTACTCATTTGAAGCACCTGATCTTAAGGGACAGCATATAATAATTGATGAAAAGGTTATAAGATCAAAACTTGGTGATATTATCCAGAGTGAAGACCTGACTAGATATATTTTATAA
- a CDS encoding DUF6952 family protein, translating to MNIKEIKELAKKFTPQQLELCIDQTLKLGKPELEGCEVSGDVMEVINTLAKAQTVRELMEQGMSEIEAIRELARRIRKIQGAE from the coding sequence ATGAACATAAAGGAGATTAAGGAGCTTGCAAAAAAGTTCACACCACAGCAGCTTGAGCTCTGTATAGACCAGACTCTTAAGCTTGGAAAACCGGAGCTTGAGGGTTGTGAGGTGTCAGGGGATGTTATGGAGGTCATAAACACACTTGCAAAAGCCCAGACTGTAAGGGAGCTTATGGAGCAGGGGATGAGCGAGATTGAGGCTATAAGAGAGCTTGCAAGAAGAATTAGAAAGATTCAGGGGGCTGAATAG
- the argS gene encoding arginine--tRNA ligase — MKEELKKKIVELLKDEIPQISEVEEKIKVEIPKEDRFGDISINAAFLLSKILRDKPLNIAQRIKNILENVEEFSKVEVAGAGFINIFLSRKFYADILKRIIQEKENYGRSEKKEGYINVEFVSANPTGPLHLGHGRGAVVGNVVSNLYEYAGYTVEREFYINDAGRQIYKLGESVYARFRQIDQPDYPFPEDGYHGEYIKEIAQHLYKYEKEKILSMVDEKQAIDFCSEFAKDMLLERIKEDLKEFGVTFDIWFSERSLYSSGKVDEAIEFLRKKGLIYEKEGAVWVKTTLFGDDKDRVIIKSDGSYTYFAGDIAYHYDKFKRGYDFIINVWGADHHGYFPRLKSAVMAFGVREDWIRVIFIQLVKLFKEGKEIKMSKRSGSFVTLKELIDEVGKDAVIYFFLTKDPDTHLNFDIDLALKKSSENPVYYVQYAHARICSVFREAKERFGFDPENDFDADIDLLKEDQERVIMKHLSFIPDLIMEAALKEQPHKLTQITYDLASDFHYYYNNFKFLVEEDEKLMRARLYLLKAVREALRTLFKLMGITPVERM, encoded by the coding sequence ATGAAAGAGGAGCTAAAAAAGAAGATCGTTGAATTACTTAAAGACGAAATACCGCAGATATCTGAGGTTGAGGAAAAGATAAAGGTTGAGATCCCTAAGGAAGACAGGTTCGGTGATATATCCATAAACGCAGCTTTTCTTCTTTCAAAGATACTGAGAGATAAGCCTTTAAATATTGCCCAGAGAATAAAAAACATACTTGAGAATGTTGAGGAGTTCTCAAAAGTTGAGGTAGCAGGTGCAGGCTTTATAAATATTTTTCTGTCAAGAAAGTTCTATGCAGATATACTGAAAAGGATAATTCAGGAGAAGGAAAATTACGGAAGATCGGAGAAGAAGGAAGGTTATATAAATGTTGAGTTTGTCAGCGCGAATCCCACAGGTCCTCTCCATCTTGGACATGGAAGGGGTGCTGTCGTAGGTAATGTTGTTTCAAATCTATATGAGTATGCAGGATACACCGTTGAGAGGGAGTTTTATATAAATGATGCAGGAAGACAGATATACAAGCTCGGTGAGTCAGTTTATGCAAGATTCAGACAGATAGATCAGCCTGATTATCCATTTCCTGAGGATGGATACCACGGGGAGTATATAAAGGAGATAGCACAGCATCTGTACAAATATGAAAAGGAAAAGATTCTCTCTATGGTTGATGAGAAACAGGCTATAGATTTCTGCTCAGAGTTTGCAAAGGATATGCTCCTTGAAAGGATAAAAGAGGATCTTAAGGAGTTTGGCGTAACATTTGATATATGGTTCAGCGAGAGATCTTTATACTCATCAGGTAAGGTTGATGAGGCTATAGAATTCTTAAGGAAGAAAGGTCTTATATATGAAAAAGAGGGAGCCGTCTGGGTAAAAACAACACTGTTTGGGGACGATAAAGACAGGGTTATCATAAAATCTGACGGCAGTTATACATACTTCGCAGGTGATATAGCATACCATTACGACAAGTTTAAAAGAGGTTACGACTTCATAATAAATGTGTGGGGTGCTGATCATCACGGATACTTCCCGAGACTAAAATCTGCGGTTATGGCATTTGGTGTAAGGGAGGACTGGATAAGGGTTATTTTCATACAGCTTGTAAAGCTTTTCAAAGAAGGTAAAGAGATAAAGATGTCAAAAAGATCAGGATCTTTCGTAACACTTAAAGAGCTTATAGATGAGGTAGGTAAAGATGCTGTAATATACTTTTTCCTTACAAAAGATCCTGATACACATCTTAATTTTGATATAGATCTTGCCCTTAAAAAATCCTCAGAAAACCCTGTTTACTATGTTCAGTACGCCCATGCAAGAATATGCAGTGTTTTCAGAGAGGCAAAGGAAAGATTTGGTTTTGATCCTGAAAATGATTTTGATGCTGATATTGATCTTTTAAAGGAAGATCAGGAAAGGGTCATTATGAAACATCTATCATTTATACCTGATCTTATTATGGAAGCTGCCTTAAAGGAGCAACCTCATAAACTTACACAGATAACATACGATCTCGCCTCAGATTTCCATTACTACTACAACAACTTTAAGTTTTTAGTTGAGGAAGACGAAAAATTGATGAGGGCAAGACTGTATTTACTAAAAGCTGTAAGGGAAGCATTAAGAACATTGTTTAAACTTATGGGAATAACGCCGGTGGAGAGGATGTAA